The Achromobacter pestifer genome includes a region encoding these proteins:
- a CDS encoding peptidase M14, producing MSLLEKTFDRTLDAWTHAYMAPAWRGSVVEGWLFEGVEARRAAQERLAQAGVTARFRSAYKPLLHYFLEEVEREGLTSVVVRYPLHEHAQAKRFTLEAYPLIALLQGVEVSMQPGARDLHYDVSLRYADGRQIETRVHAPNQIGYAQDGTPELSPTGWLRVRDAEGALQTDAAQATEYQQAFRAIVDTVRNHAWGSHEPYFERLEIRVDLPGMDFALPVDEEIVSTFEALHEDIYFSLLEHFQKHSGRPSGDRGLQPGQIIPDIRRHDGAARVQISLEHFEALAPVAPAALDAPLAQVREPLSAGQVAGCMAAFGGDAFQAVSRQGRPVLGTYLRGPGPAVFISGAQHANETSGVVGALRAAQALAARGDAHFALIAAENPDGYALFNRLRAHHPRHMLHASRYSALGDDIAYRERAPFFEREGRHQAHAISGAQLHINLHGYPAHEWTRPLSGYLPRHFELWTIPKGFFLVLRHHPGWGDRARRLIEGVTARLARNVPGLVEFNARQLELFQAHALETGFDVLNGIPVQISESDREDLPMALISEFPDETVYGERFVFAHTVQMETVLAATELYRAGL from the coding sequence ATGTCTTTGCTGGAAAAAACATTCGACCGCACGCTGGACGCCTGGACCCACGCCTACATGGCGCCGGCCTGGCGCGGCTCGGTCGTCGAAGGCTGGCTGTTCGAAGGCGTGGAGGCGCGCCGCGCGGCGCAGGAACGCCTGGCGCAGGCCGGCGTCACCGCGCGCTTTCGCAGCGCCTACAAGCCGTTGCTGCATTACTTCCTGGAAGAGGTCGAGCGCGAGGGACTGACGTCCGTCGTGGTGCGCTATCCGCTGCACGAACACGCCCAGGCCAAGCGCTTCACGCTGGAAGCCTATCCGCTGATTGCGCTGCTGCAAGGCGTGGAAGTCAGCATGCAGCCCGGCGCCCGCGACCTGCACTACGACGTCAGCCTGCGCTACGCCGACGGGCGCCAGATCGAAACCCGCGTCCATGCGCCCAACCAGATCGGCTACGCGCAAGACGGCACGCCCGAACTGTCGCCCACCGGCTGGCTGCGCGTGCGCGACGCCGAGGGCGCGCTGCAGACCGATGCCGCCCAGGCCACCGAATACCAGCAGGCCTTCCGCGCCATCGTGGACACGGTGCGCAACCATGCCTGGGGCTCGCATGAACCCTACTTCGAGCGCCTGGAAATCCGCGTGGACCTGCCGGGCATGGACTTCGCCCTGCCGGTGGACGAGGAAATCGTCAGCACCTTCGAGGCGCTGCACGAAGACATCTATTTCTCGCTGCTGGAACACTTCCAGAAGCACTCGGGCCGCCCGTCCGGCGACCGCGGCCTGCAACCCGGCCAGATCATTCCCGACATCCGCCGCCACGACGGCGCGGCGCGCGTGCAGATCTCGCTGGAGCACTTCGAAGCCTTGGCGCCCGTCGCCCCCGCGGCGCTCGATGCGCCGCTGGCCCAGGTCCGCGAACCGCTGTCGGCTGGCCAGGTCGCTGGCTGCATGGCGGCGTTCGGCGGCGACGCCTTCCAGGCCGTATCGCGCCAGGGCCGTCCGGTGCTGGGCACCTATCTGCGCGGCCCCGGCCCAGCCGTCTTCATCTCGGGCGCGCAGCACGCCAACGAAACCTCCGGCGTGGTCGGCGCCCTGCGCGCGGCGCAGGCGCTGGCCGCGCGCGGCGACGCCCATTTCGCCCTGATCGCCGCTGAGAATCCGGACGGTTACGCACTGTTCAACCGCCTGCGCGCGCACCATCCGCGCCACATGCTGCACGCCTCGCGCTACAGCGCGCTGGGCGACGATATCGCCTACCGCGAACGCGCCCCGTTCTTCGAGCGCGAAGGCCGCCACCAGGCGCACGCCATCAGCGGCGCGCAGCTGCACATCAACCTGCACGGCTATCCCGCGCACGAATGGACTCGGCCGCTGTCCGGCTACCTGCCGCGCCACTTCGAGCTGTGGACCATCCCCAAGGGCTTCTTCCTGGTGCTGCGCCATCACCCCGGCTGGGGCGATCGCGCCCGCCGCCTGATCGAAGGCGTGACCGCCAGGCTGGCCCGCAACGTTCCCGGCCTGGTCGAATTCAATGCCCGGCAGCTTGAACTATTCCAGGCGCACGCGCTCGAAACCGGATTCGACGTGCTGAACGGCATCCCGGTGCAGATCAGCGAAAGCGACCGCGAGGACTTGCCCATGGCGTTGATTTCCGAGTTTCCGGATGAAACCGTCTACGGCGAGCGCTTCGTTTTCGCGCATACTGTGCAGATGGAAACCGTCCTGGCGGCGACCGAGCTCTACCGCGCAGGGCTCTAG
- the fabF gene encoding beta-ketoacyl-ACP synthase II, protein MNMKRIVVTGMGLVSPLGCGVEHVWRSLLHGDSGIVALPPDLVEGIPSKVGGLVPAYADGHPAGFDSNLAADARDQKKMDRFILLALTAAKEALEQAKWSPATEDEQTRTATIIASGIGGFGAIADAVRITETKGPRRLSPFTIPSFLANMAAGSVAIRHGFRGPLGAPVTACAASVQAIGDAARLIRAGEADIALCGGAEACIDRVSVGAFAAARALSTNYAEHPAQSSRPFDQARDGFVIGEGAGLLVIEELQHALDRGATPIVELVGYGTSSDAYHMTSTPADGNGARRAMELALQQAGIAPSAVQHLNAHATSTQLGDSSELNAIRAVFGAAGLPAVSATKSATGHLLGAAGGVEAIFTALAIRDQIAPATHNLETPDDLASGIDIVHGAPRPMEIEYAISNGFGFGGVNASVLFRRFA, encoded by the coding sequence ATGAACATGAAAAGAATCGTCGTAACGGGTATGGGCCTGGTCTCTCCCCTCGGGTGCGGAGTCGAGCACGTGTGGCGCAGCTTGCTGCACGGCGACTCCGGTATCGTCGCGCTGCCGCCCGATCTGGTTGAAGGCATTCCTTCGAAGGTTGGCGGCCTGGTTCCTGCCTATGCGGACGGCCATCCGGCCGGCTTCGATTCCAATCTGGCTGCCGACGCCCGGGACCAGAAGAAAATGGATCGCTTCATCCTCCTTGCCCTCACCGCGGCAAAGGAAGCGCTGGAGCAGGCCAAGTGGTCGCCCGCCACGGAAGACGAGCAGACCAGGACCGCCACCATCATTGCGTCCGGCATAGGCGGATTCGGAGCCATTGCCGACGCCGTGCGAATCACCGAGACCAAGGGCCCTCGCCGCCTTTCACCGTTCACGATTCCCAGCTTCCTGGCGAACATGGCTGCCGGCAGCGTAGCCATCCGGCATGGCTTCAGAGGCCCGCTCGGTGCGCCAGTCACCGCTTGCGCGGCGAGTGTCCAGGCCATAGGCGATGCCGCCCGCCTGATTCGCGCGGGTGAAGCGGACATTGCGCTATGCGGCGGCGCCGAAGCATGCATAGACCGGGTCAGCGTGGGAGCGTTTGCGGCCGCCAGGGCGCTTTCCACGAACTACGCCGAGCATCCGGCCCAGTCTTCGCGCCCCTTCGACCAAGCGCGCGATGGCTTCGTCATCGGCGAAGGAGCCGGGCTCCTCGTAATCGAAGAACTCCAGCACGCGCTGGATCGCGGAGCCACGCCCATCGTTGAGCTGGTCGGCTATGGCACCAGCTCGGACGCCTACCACATGACCTCGACGCCGGCCGACGGCAACGGCGCGCGCCGGGCGATGGAATTGGCGTTGCAGCAGGCCGGTATCGCCCCCAGCGCCGTTCAACACCTGAACGCCCACGCGACGTCCACGCAACTGGGCGACAGCAGTGAATTGAACGCCATCCGGGCGGTGTTCGGCGCGGCCGGACTCCCTGCCGTCTCAGCCACGAAATCCGCCACGGGACATTTGCTTGGCGCGGCGGGCGGCGTCGAGGCCATCTTCACGGCCTTGGCCATACGCGATCAAATCGCCCCGGCCACCCATAATCTGGAAACGCCGGATGACCTGGCCTCGGGGATCGACATCGTGCACGGCGCTCCCCGGCCGATGGAAATCGAATATGCCATTTCCAACGGCTTCGGCTTTGGCGGCGTGAACGCAAGCGTGTTGTTCCGCCGCTTTGCTTGA
- a CDS encoding ABC transporter permease has translation MQTTTPTAAAAKAAKPRSRYRSLEFVLGALLTGTMIVLVLTSGWLFPDGGEAMDLAARLTAPFASAAHPFGTDPLGRDVLARVIVGGKISLTVGFVSVVGGALLGIVMGLIAGYYRGFWDMIVMRFADVQLALPFILVAITFIAILGGGLFNVIFFMIVSQWVQYARLVRAQVLALREREFVLAARAFGVRDLAMIRHHIVPNLLGPLVILMTLNVANNILLESSLTFLGLGVDPMIPSWGGMLADGRTYMQTAWWVSVFPGLAIMLTVLGLNLLGDWLRDRLDPTGKV, from the coding sequence ATGCAGACTACTACCCCCACCGCCGCCGCCGCCAAGGCGGCCAAGCCCCGCAGCCGCTACCGCTCGCTGGAATTCGTGCTGGGCGCGCTGCTGACCGGCACCATGATCGTGCTGGTGCTGACGTCCGGCTGGCTGTTTCCCGACGGCGGCGAAGCCATGGACCTGGCCGCCCGCCTGACCGCGCCGTTCGCCAGCGCGGCCCATCCCTTCGGCACCGACCCGCTGGGCCGCGACGTGCTGGCCCGCGTCATCGTCGGCGGCAAGATCTCGCTGACCGTGGGCTTCGTCTCGGTCGTGGGCGGCGCGCTGCTGGGCATCGTCATGGGCCTGATCGCCGGCTACTACCGCGGCTTCTGGGACATGATCGTCATGCGCTTCGCCGACGTGCAACTGGCGCTGCCGTTCATCCTGGTGGCCATCACCTTCATCGCCATCCTGGGCGGCGGCCTGTTCAACGTGATCTTCTTCATGATCGTGTCGCAATGGGTGCAGTACGCGCGCCTGGTGCGCGCCCAGGTCCTGGCCCTGCGCGAGCGCGAATTCGTGCTGGCCGCCCGCGCCTTCGGCGTGCGCGACCTGGCCATGATCCGCCACCACATCGTGCCCAACCTGCTGGGCCCGCTGGTCATCCTGATGACCCTGAACGTCGCCAACAACATCCTGCTGGAAAGCAGCCTGACCTTCCTGGGCCTGGGCGTGGATCCCATGATCCCCAGCTGGGGGGGTATGCTTGCCGACGGCCGCACCTACATGCAGACGGCCTGGTGGGTCAGCGTCTTCCCGGGCCTGGCCATCATGCTGACGGTATTGGGCCTGAACCTGCTGGGCGACTGGCTGCGCGACCGCCTGGACCCGACCGGCAAGGTCTGA
- a CDS encoding ABC transporter permease, producing the protein MTGFLIKRVLQAVFVIVAVTLLVSYAVRLTGDPALMLSQGSGSVTEQDLANIRQALGLNRPFHEQYLSYMQGLLHGDFGRSFMGGTSVAKLIGDALPATLMLAFTSLLASILISLPLGIQAAIKRGRATDQAIRILSLVGLSFPNFWLALMLVLLLSITFPLLPPSGWSGPASLVLPSLTMAIILSATNIRLVRTTMLETLSAQYIMVARSKGLKERVVLYKHALRNCAIPLITYLGLQFGGLIGGIVVIEMVFNWPGLGTLAFDAISGRDYPVLQGTVTVLASVIVLVNLIVDIAYGIVDPRIRTR; encoded by the coding sequence ATGACCGGATTTCTCATCAAACGCGTGTTGCAGGCCGTCTTCGTGATCGTGGCCGTGACCCTGCTCGTCTCCTATGCCGTGCGCCTGACCGGCGACCCCGCGCTGATGCTCAGCCAGGGCTCGGGCAGCGTCACCGAACAGGACCTGGCCAATATCCGCCAGGCGCTGGGCCTGAACCGGCCGTTCCACGAGCAATACCTGTCCTACATGCAAGGGCTGCTGCACGGCGATTTCGGCCGCAGCTTCATGGGCGGCACCTCGGTCGCCAAGCTGATCGGCGACGCCCTGCCGGCCACGCTGATGCTGGCGTTCACCTCGCTACTCGCGTCCATCCTGATCTCGCTGCCGCTGGGCATCCAGGCGGCGATCAAGCGCGGCCGCGCCACGGACCAGGCCATCCGCATCCTGTCGCTGGTGGGGCTGTCCTTCCCCAACTTCTGGCTGGCGCTGATGCTGGTGCTGCTGCTGTCCATCACCTTCCCGCTGTTGCCGCCGTCCGGCTGGAGCGGGCCGGCCAGCCTGGTGCTGCCGTCGCTGACGATGGCCATCATCCTCAGCGCCACCAATATCCGCCTGGTGCGCACCACCATGCTGGAAACGCTGTCGGCGCAATACATCATGGTGGCGCGCAGCAAGGGCCTGAAGGAACGCGTGGTGCTGTACAAGCACGCGCTGCGCAATTGCGCGATTCCGCTCATCACCTACCTGGGCCTGCAATTCGGCGGCCTGATCGGCGGCATCGTCGTCATTGAAATGGTCTTCAACTGGCCCGGCCTGGGCACGCTGGCGTTCGACGCCATCTCCGGCCGCGACTACCCGGTGCTGCAGGGCACGGTCACCGTGCTGGCCTCCGTCATCGTCCTGGTCAACCTGATCGTCGACATCGCCTACGGCATCGTCGACCCCCGCATCCGCACGCGCTGA
- a CDS encoding winged helix-turn-helix domain-containing protein, producing the protein MAESSVINPPESSPRLQLADLELDLLRCRAYRDRQFLPLTPKEFGLLAFLMQRPGVACVGWELAEQVWKMKLHIHDKRNFKSHAVAVAMRRLRKKVDAGAGPKLLHTIRGGSYMLAAGPM; encoded by the coding sequence GTGGCTGAATCCTCCGTCATCAATCCCCCCGAGTCCAGCCCCAGGTTGCAGCTTGCCGATCTGGAGCTGGACTTGTTGCGTTGCCGCGCCTACCGCGACCGGCAGTTCCTGCCGCTCACGCCGAAGGAATTCGGTTTGCTGGCTTTTCTGATGCAGCGGCCCGGGGTCGCGTGCGTGGGATGGGAGCTGGCCGAGCAGGTCTGGAAAATGAAGCTGCATATCCACGACAAGCGCAATTTCAAGTCGCACGCGGTTGCGGTCGCGATGCGCAGGCTGCGCAAAAAGGTCGACGCGGGTGCGGGGCCAAAGCTGCTGCATACGATACGGGGCGGCAGCTATATGCTGGCAGCGGGCCCGATGTGA
- a CDS encoding ABC transporter ATP-binding protein — MSSITASTSAPLLSVRGLSVDFNTENGVFRAVDNLDFEVRPGRTLAIVGESGSGKSVTSMAIMRLTDYTSGRIATGQILFRDDADREVDLTAASDEEMRAIRGNDIAMIFQEPMTSLNPVFTVGDQIVEAIMLHQQLSRSAARQSARKLLEKVRLPDAEQMLERYPHQLSGGMRQRVMIAMALSCQPRLLIADEPTTALDVTIQAQILNTIRELQRDLGTAVIFITHDMGVVAEMADDVVVMLRGKKVEQGTVDEIFNAPKHPYTRALLAAVPRLGSLTGRDLPLRTPQTVLEGDTLREVGETREQDTARYDEPVLRVEKLTTRFDVGHNFLGRVTHRVHAVEEVSFDVYPGETLALVGESGSGKSTIGKTLQQLVAPTSGAVRYNGEDIFSMDSAGRQRLRQEIQYIFQDPYASLDPRKTVAFSIAEPIRTHGLLTSEDAIARRIGELLEQVGLKPEHAKRYPHEFSGGQRQRVCIARALASNPKLIIADESVSALDVSIQAQILNLLMDLQKDRGLSYLFITHDMAVVEKVSHRVAVLYLGQIVELGTRRQIFESPQHAYTKKLLAAVPVAEPGRHIDTSLIEGEIPSPVRRVGDEPAIIPLVEFAPGHQVARAA, encoded by the coding sequence TTGTCTAGCATTACTGCATCCACTTCCGCCCCGCTGCTGTCCGTGCGCGGCCTGTCGGTCGACTTCAATACCGAAAACGGCGTGTTCCGCGCCGTCGACAACCTGGATTTCGAGGTGCGCCCCGGCAGGACGCTGGCCATCGTCGGCGAGTCGGGCTCGGGCAAGTCGGTCACGTCCATGGCCATCATGCGGCTCACCGACTACACCAGCGGCCGCATCGCCACGGGACAGATCCTGTTCCGCGACGACGCCGACCGCGAGGTCGACCTGACCGCGGCCTCCGATGAAGAGATGCGCGCCATCCGCGGCAACGACATCGCGATGATCTTCCAGGAGCCGATGACCTCGCTGAACCCGGTGTTCACCGTCGGCGACCAGATCGTCGAGGCCATCATGCTGCACCAGCAGCTGTCGCGCTCGGCCGCGCGCCAATCGGCGCGCAAGCTGCTGGAAAAAGTGCGCCTGCCCGATGCCGAGCAGATGCTGGAGCGCTATCCGCACCAGCTGTCCGGCGGCATGCGCCAGCGCGTGATGATCGCGATGGCGCTGTCGTGCCAACCGCGCCTGCTGATCGCCGACGAGCCGACCACGGCGCTGGACGTCACCATCCAGGCGCAGATCCTGAACACCATCCGGGAATTGCAGCGCGACCTGGGCACGGCCGTGATCTTCATCACGCACGACATGGGCGTGGTCGCGGAAATGGCCGACGACGTGGTGGTGATGCTGCGCGGCAAGAAAGTCGAACAAGGCACGGTGGACGAGATCTTCAACGCGCCCAAGCATCCCTACACCCGCGCGCTGCTGGCGGCGGTGCCGCGCCTGGGCAGCCTGACGGGCCGCGACCTGCCGCTGCGCACGCCGCAGACCGTGCTGGAAGGCGACACGCTGCGCGAAGTGGGCGAAACCCGCGAGCAGGATACGGCGCGCTACGACGAGCCCGTGCTGCGCGTGGAAAAGCTGACCACCCGTTTCGACGTGGGCCACAATTTCCTCGGCCGCGTCACGCACCGCGTGCACGCCGTCGAGGAAGTGAGCTTCGACGTCTACCCCGGCGAAACGCTGGCGCTGGTGGGCGAATCCGGCAGCGGCAAGTCCACCATCGGCAAGACCTTGCAGCAGTTGGTGGCGCCGACATCGGGCGCCGTGCGCTACAACGGCGAGGACATCTTCTCGATGGACAGCGCCGGCCGCCAGCGCCTGCGCCAGGAGATCCAGTACATCTTCCAGGATCCCTACGCCTCGCTGGACCCGCGCAAGACGGTGGCCTTCAGCATCGCCGAACCCATCCGCACGCACGGCCTCCTGACCAGCGAGGACGCCATCGCCCGCCGCATCGGCGAACTGCTGGAGCAGGTCGGCCTGAAGCCCGAGCACGCCAAGCGCTATCCGCATGAATTCTCGGGCGGCCAGCGCCAGCGCGTTTGCATCGCGCGCGCGCTGGCCAGCAATCCCAAACTGATCATCGCGGACGAATCGGTGTCCGCGCTGGATGTGTCGATCCAGGCGCAGATCCTGAACCTGCTGATGGACTTGCAGAAGGACCGCGGCCTGTCCTATCTGTTCATCACGCACGACATGGCGGTGGTGGAGAAAGTCAGCCACCGCGTCGCGGTCCTGTACCTGGGCCAGATCGTCGAACTCGGCACCCGCCGCCAGATTTTCGAATCGCCGCAGCACGCCTATACAAAGAAACTGCTGGCCGCCGTGCCCGTGGCCGAACCCGGCCGCCACATCGACACCTCGCTGATCGAAGGCGAGATCCCCAGCCCAGTGCGGCGCGTCGGCGACGAGCCCGCCATCATTCCCCTGGTTGAATTCGCGCCCGGCCACCAGGTGGCCCGCGCGGCTTGA
- a CDS encoding winged helix DNA-binding protein, with translation MPVSVRDAIVSSSHLASSAPELSEVEFGLIIASHAFNRWMVRCMACAGLPELTSLDILVLNHVFHRGRGKKLADICFTLNVEDTHLVNYSLKKLERLGVVQSAKTGKEVIYTATDAGAAAIQRYAEVREQCLVKPFIDSPAADDASHQLANTLRALSGLYDQAARAATSL, from the coding sequence ATGCCTGTATCCGTCCGGGACGCCATTGTTTCCTCGTCCCACCTGGCCTCTTCAGCCCCCGAGCTTTCCGAAGTCGAATTCGGCCTGATCATCGCCTCGCACGCGTTCAACCGCTGGATGGTGCGCTGCATGGCCTGTGCGGGGCTGCCCGAGCTGACCTCGCTGGACATCCTGGTGCTGAACCACGTGTTTCACCGCGGCCGGGGCAAGAAACTGGCCGACATCTGCTTCACGCTCAACGTCGAAGACACCCATCTGGTGAACTACTCGTTGAAGAAGCTGGAGCGCCTGGGGGTGGTGCAAAGCGCCAAGACCGGCAAGGAAGTGATCTACACGGCCACCGACGCCGGCGCGGCGGCGATCCAGCGCTACGCCGAAGTGCGCGAGCAGTGCCTCGTCAAACCCTTCATCGACTCCCCCGCCGCGGACGACGCCAGCCATCAGCTGGCCAACACCCTGCGCGCCCTTTCGGGCCTGTACGACCAGGCTGCCCGCGCCGCCACCTCGCTGTGA
- a CDS encoding DUF4148 domain-containing protein: MQMIRKAALILALSAAATGAALAQSAPPPAGLANPYGPSLTRAEVLADLALWKRAGVDRFWRGEETPDIYSPEYKAAFTEYFRLRSGPEYQAEVQRQNASRR; encoded by the coding sequence ATGCAGATGATCCGCAAAGCCGCATTGATCCTGGCGCTGTCGGCCGCCGCCACCGGTGCGGCGCTGGCGCAGTCCGCGCCGCCGCCCGCTGGTTTGGCCAACCCCTACGGCCCGTCGTTGACGCGCGCCGAAGTGCTGGCCGACCTGGCGCTATGGAAGCGCGCGGGCGTGGACCGGTTCTGGCGTGGTGAAGAGACGCCGGACATCTACAGTCCGGAGTACAAGGCGGCATTTACGGAGTACTTCCGCTTGCGTTCGGGGCCGGAGTACCAGGCCGAAGTGCAACGCCAGAACGCGTCGCGCCGATAG
- a CDS encoding porin: MKKLYAAAAATALSGAAYAQSSSVTLYGLIDTGIGYANVDGTYTDPATGSRTRVDSSRIGSTTGTTAGSRWGLRGKEDLGDGLYALFQLESGYDSRNGNSLQSGRLFGREATVGLGSADWGEVRLGRQYNVAARYFTGMFGSSFGGGFNQLNTGAGLGFSSAYFVRYDNLVVYETPSMGGFKGAIGYAFNADDRRLAQTGFATADNTRAITAGLRYDNGPVMGFATYDQLNASNKLSPSQTDATPRSYIIGGSYDFEVVKVALAYNRMSDGWFAGKGFPNGGSIGGFTGTPSYAFVKGFRSNAYMLALAAPVGRSGGAFASWQRADANNKQLTGGDATSNTYSLGYNYNLSKRTDLYAVASYTTNWAFLDNVKATEVNMGIRHRF; this comes from the coding sequence ATGAAAAAACTATACGCCGCGGCGGCCGCCACGGCACTGTCCGGCGCCGCCTATGCGCAGTCCTCTTCCGTCACGCTCTACGGCCTTATCGACACCGGCATCGGCTACGCCAATGTCGACGGCACTTACACCGATCCCGCCACTGGCAGCCGCACCCGTGTCGACAGCAGCCGCATCGGATCCACCACCGGCACCACCGCGGGTTCGCGCTGGGGCCTGCGCGGCAAGGAAGACCTGGGCGACGGCCTGTATGCGCTCTTCCAGCTGGAGTCCGGCTACGACAGCCGCAACGGCAATTCGCTGCAAAGCGGCCGCCTGTTCGGCCGCGAAGCCACCGTGGGCCTGGGCAGCGCCGACTGGGGCGAAGTCCGCCTGGGCCGGCAATACAACGTCGCCGCGCGCTACTTCACAGGCATGTTCGGCTCGTCGTTCGGCGGCGGCTTCAATCAGTTGAACACCGGCGCGGGCCTGGGTTTCAGCTCGGCCTACTTCGTGCGCTACGACAACCTGGTCGTCTATGAAACCCCGTCGATGGGCGGCTTCAAGGGCGCCATCGGCTATGCCTTCAACGCCGACGACCGCCGCCTCGCCCAGACCGGTTTCGCCACCGCCGACAACACCCGCGCCATCACGGCCGGCCTGCGCTACGACAACGGCCCCGTCATGGGCTTTGCCACCTACGACCAGCTCAATGCCTCGAACAAGCTGAGCCCAAGCCAGACTGACGCCACGCCGCGCTCATACATCATCGGCGGCTCCTACGACTTCGAGGTCGTCAAGGTGGCCCTGGCCTACAACCGCATGAGCGACGGCTGGTTCGCCGGCAAAGGCTTCCCCAATGGCGGCAGCATCGGCGGCTTCACCGGCACGCCGTCCTACGCCTTCGTCAAGGGCTTCCGCTCGAACGCCTACATGCTGGCGCTGGCCGCCCCGGTCGGCAGATCCGGCGGCGCGTTCGCATCATGGCAGCGCGCCGATGCCAACAACAAGCAGCTCACGGGCGGCGACGCCACCAGCAACACCTACAGCCTGGGCTACAACTACAACCTGTCCAAGCGGACCGATCTGTATGCGGTGGCGTCCTACACCACCAACTGGGCGTTCCTGGACAACGTCAAGGCGACCGAAGTGAACATGGGCATCCGCCACCGGTTCTAG
- a CDS encoding ABC transporter substrate-binding protein, with protein sequence MLSLRKTYTATALALALGGALPAVFATAHAAGTLNVAINQDPGSWDPIDTFVTFWGSVGSNLYDGLTMRGADLKLQPGLATSWEYLDDNKRLRFKLREGVKFHNGEPFNAEAVKFTFERLLGAEGAKGPQKANYDSIGEIKVVDEYTVDFILKQPDPVLLTKLAGYGAMIVPPKYIKEKGEDNFNTNPVGTGPFKFESYQPKVNVTLARNDDYWGGKPKLDKVVYRFIGEPGTQVAELQAGRIDIATLIPLGLIETVKKSGNADVISTGGPVAYALRYNTKNGITQNRDVRRALIMAVDRDAIVKQLLLGQAKTIASFQGPQSFGYNPEQKPLPFNPAEAKKLLAAAGVKPGATVQIDVRGSDSNFREVAQAVSGYLQGVGVRATIKPYETGVLLNDIIPGGKTGEMWQNQWGGWTYDYDNTAYLMYHTGQKWNPYDNDAKLNGMLEAQRTVYDVKKRETMLQEIAGYVADQALELPLYSLNTIVGVNKRVKDLEVPGDIRFRFLNAAVE encoded by the coding sequence ATGCTCTCCCTACGCAAAACCTATACCGCCACCGCCCTGGCCCTGGCGCTGGGCGGCGCGCTGCCCGCAGTCTTCGCGACCGCTCACGCCGCCGGCACGCTCAATGTCGCCATCAACCAGGATCCGGGCAGCTGGGATCCGATCGATACCTTCGTGACCTTCTGGGGTTCGGTGGGCAGCAACCTGTATGACGGCCTGACCATGCGCGGCGCCGACCTGAAGCTGCAGCCGGGGCTGGCCACCAGCTGGGAATACCTGGACGACAACAAGCGCCTGCGCTTCAAGCTGCGCGAAGGCGTCAAGTTCCACAATGGCGAGCCCTTCAACGCCGAAGCCGTGAAGTTCACCTTCGAGCGCCTCTTGGGCGCGGAAGGCGCCAAGGGTCCGCAAAAGGCCAATTACGACTCGATCGGCGAGATCAAGGTGGTGGACGAGTACACCGTGGACTTCATCCTGAAGCAGCCCGATCCCGTCCTGCTGACCAAGCTGGCCGGCTACGGCGCCATGATCGTGCCGCCCAAGTACATCAAGGAAAAGGGCGAGGACAACTTCAACACCAACCCCGTCGGCACCGGCCCGTTCAAGTTTGAAAGCTACCAGCCCAAGGTCAACGTGACGCTGGCGCGCAACGACGACTACTGGGGCGGCAAGCCCAAGCTGGACAAGGTGGTCTACCGCTTCATCGGCGAACCCGGCACCCAGGTGGCCGAGCTGCAGGCCGGCCGCATCGACATCGCCACCCTGATCCCGCTGGGCCTGATCGAAACCGTGAAGAAATCCGGCAACGCCGACGTCATCTCCACCGGCGGCCCGGTGGCCTATGCGCTGCGCTACAACACCAAGAACGGCATCACGCAGAACCGCGACGTGCGCCGCGCGCTGATCATGGCCGTGGACCGCGACGCCATCGTCAAGCAGCTGTTGCTGGGCCAGGCCAAGACCATCGCCAGCTTCCAGGGTCCGCAATCCTTCGGCTACAACCCCGAGCAGAAGCCCCTGCCCTTCAACCCGGCCGAAGCCAAGAAGCTGCTGGCCGCCGCCGGCGTGAAGCCGGGCGCCACCGTGCAGATCGACGTGCGCGGCAGCGACTCGAACTTCCGCGAAGTGGCCCAGGCCGTGTCGGGCTACCTGCAAGGCGTGGGCGTGCGCGCCACGATCAAGCCGTATGAAACCGGCGTGCTGCTCAACGACATCATCCCCGGCGGCAAGACCGGCGAAATGTGGCAGAACCAGTGGGGCGGCTGGACCTACGACTACGACAACACGGCCTACCTGATGTACCACACGGGCCAGAAGTGGAACCCGTACGACAACGACGCCAAGCTCAACGGCATGCTGGAAGCGCAACGCACCGTCTACGACGTGAAGAAGCGTGAAACCATGCTGCAGGAGATCGCCGGCTACGTGGCCGACCAGGCGCTGGAACTGCCGCTGTACAGCCTGAACACCATCGTGGGCGTGAACAAGCGCGTGAAGGACCTGGAAGTGCCGGGCGATATCCGCTTCCGCTTCCTGAACGCCGCTGTGGAGTAA